In Pelosinus sp. UFO1, one genomic interval encodes:
- a CDS encoding MFS transporter, whose protein sequence is MNNTWKIYMLASISFLVGTSQFVIVGILDKVAASVGVSVATAGQLITAFALANAIGTPIVIVATAKMNQSRQLLLALAILLLGIVSTLTLPGFGFLMVSRVVLGIGTGVFIVTAYSIAAKLASPGHQGEAMSNVSMGFSASLVFGVPIGRVITVAYGWQAIFWIIGFFSLLGIFAVARTIPATIGEGSTPLGKQFSLLKKPNIIVALGVTFFVFISYSVVNTYITLFLAFVKPMSEQEMSSILFALGIASLIGSKLGGFLADRIGITYTLIGSIVVQAIALALLPITSSSIIFTIVLIMFWATSAWTFGLTQSFNIVSLAPEASGIMLSLNSSFVQLGFAAGAGIGGIAVGSSSIMAISWIGAASVAFAACIASVFFGFTRLLSIAR, encoded by the coding sequence GTGAATAACACCTGGAAAATTTACATGCTGGCCAGTATCAGTTTTTTGGTTGGTACGTCACAATTCGTCATAGTGGGTATTCTAGATAAAGTCGCTGCTTCTGTTGGTGTATCGGTAGCGACTGCTGGGCAGCTTATTACCGCATTCGCCCTCGCCAACGCAATCGGCACGCCCATTGTTATCGTGGCGACGGCAAAGATGAACCAAAGCAGGCAACTACTGCTGGCCCTCGCCATTCTTTTACTTGGTATCGTTTCAACGCTAACTCTTCCGGGCTTTGGCTTTCTAATGGTGTCTCGTGTCGTACTCGGGATCGGAACGGGTGTCTTTATCGTTACTGCTTATTCTATAGCTGCGAAGTTAGCTTCTCCCGGACATCAGGGGGAAGCGATGTCTAACGTCTCAATGGGCTTTAGTGCATCACTTGTCTTCGGTGTTCCTATCGGACGCGTTATCACGGTAGCATATGGTTGGCAGGCGATATTTTGGATTATAGGGTTTTTCAGCCTGTTGGGAATCTTCGCCGTAGCACGAACCATTCCTGCCACAATAGGCGAAGGTAGTACTCCTCTCGGTAAGCAATTTTCCCTTTTAAAAAAGCCGAATATCATTGTTGCACTCGGAGTAACGTTCTTTGTCTTTATCAGTTATTCGGTAGTTAACACATATATCACTCTGTTCTTGGCTTTTGTCAAACCAATGAGTGAACAGGAAATGAGCAGCATTCTCTTTGCTTTAGGTATTGCAAGCTTGATAGGATCTAAGCTTGGTGGATTCTTAGCGGATCGAATTGGTATTACTTATACGCTCATTGGCAGCATAGTTGTCCAAGCCATTGCTCTCGCATTGCTGCCCATTACTTCTAGTTCGATAATCTTTACCATCGTATTGATTATGTTTTGGGCGACCTCAGCCTGGACTTTTGGACTAACCCAGAGTTTTAATATAGTCTCCCTTGCTCCAGAAGCTTCCGGTATCATGCTGAGCCTGAACAGTTCATTCGTGCAGCTTGGCTTTGCCGCTGGCGCTGGCATTGGGGGAATCGCCGTGGGAAGTTCATCGATAATGGCGATCAGTTGGATTGGTGCCGCCTCGGTCGCGTTCGCGGCCTGCATCGCGTCCGTCTTTTTTGGATTTACCCGCTTGTTATCAATTGCGCGGTAA
- a CDS encoding alpha/beta fold hydrolase translates to MKYQKLFAALLLVASIIMPGNAMAAESSRPKPLIIQEQGSFAVGGTVSSNPGTFDLIKRTPEGQTLHGDHASVFYQIPAKARKLPLMFLHGAGQSARTWESTPDGREGFQNIFLRRGFGVYLIDQPRRGEAGRSTLPTTITPTPDDQFWYGMFRVGNWPDFFPGVQFPRDPESLNQYFRQMTPNTGPYDAGLISESVAELFDKVGPGILVTHSQGGGPGWMMAIKNQNVRAVVAYEPGSGFIFPEGEVPSPMPSSAGTLEASSVPLSDFMQLTKIPIVIYYGDNIPNQPSENPSQDNWRVRLAMARLWADAVNRHGGDVTVVHLPEIGIRGNTHFPFADLNNVEIADLLSKFLKEKGLD, encoded by the coding sequence ATGAAATATCAAAAACTATTTGCAGCACTCCTACTAGTAGCCAGCATTATAATGCCAGGGAATGCAATGGCTGCCGAAAGCAGCAGGCCCAAACCGCTGATTATCCAAGAGCAGGGAAGTTTCGCAGTCGGGGGAACAGTAAGCAGCAATCCTGGCACCTTTGATCTAATTAAACGGACTCCTGAGGGACAGACGCTCCACGGTGATCATGCTTCTGTTTTCTATCAGATCCCGGCGAAGGCTCGCAAACTTCCCCTCATGTTCCTGCATGGAGCCGGGCAGTCTGCGAGAACCTGGGAAAGCACGCCGGACGGACGCGAGGGCTTTCAAAATATTTTCCTGCGTCGAGGCTTTGGAGTCTACTTAATAGACCAGCCACGTCGCGGCGAAGCAGGACGCAGCACTCTGCCAACCACAATTACGCCTACGCCCGACGACCAGTTTTGGTACGGTATGTTCCGCGTCGGCAATTGGCCTGACTTCTTTCCAGGCGTACAGTTTCCACGCGACCCAGAATCCTTGAATCAATACTTTCGCCAAATGACGCCCAATACGGGCCCCTACGATGCCGGTTTGATCTCGGAGTCAGTTGCCGAGCTGTTTGACAAAGTTGGACCAGGAATTCTCGTCACTCACTCACAAGGTGGAGGTCCAGGTTGGATGATGGCTATCAAGAACCAAAATGTCCGCGCCGTCGTTGCCTATGAACCTGGCAGCGGATTCATCTTCCCGGAAGGTGAGGTGCCTTCTCCGATGCCTAGCTCCGCTGGCACGCTTGAGGCGTCTAGTGTACCTCTATCAGATTTCATGCAGCTCACGAAGATTCCGATTGTCATCTATTACGGCGACAATATTCCAAATCAGCCTTCGGAAAATCCGAGTCAGGATAATTGGCGCGTACGTCTGGCGATGGCAAGGCTTTGGGCGGATGCCGTGAACCGCCATGGCGGTGATGTCACTGTAGTGCATTTGCCCGAAATTGGAATTCGTGGTAATACACACTTTCCTTTCGCGGATCTGAACAATGTAGAAATCGCAGACCTTCTTTCTAAATTTCTTAAGGAGAAGGGCTTGGATTGA
- a CDS encoding AraC family transcriptional regulator, translating into MSEQIYKQQDELAKLIERYSGRDGVHATAIPSLFFNRQSNVTGQSYGVLNPSLCIIVQGAKEIWLAQERFRYTPADYLVASIDLPITGQVMEASSDVPYLSLKLEFTSSQVLEVLSDFQVRVGPKENAKRAMFVSRMELSLLDAVIRLARLLDTPKDIPVLAPLFVKEILYRVLQGQHGVTLEQIAIEGSYTYLIRSVIKQIMNNYDRSFQIEELAETANMSVSSLHRHFKEVTAMSPIQFQKQLRLQKARRLLLSESTDAADVAFRVGYESPSQFSREYSRMFGFPPREDIKRLRAQYE; encoded by the coding sequence ATGTCTGAACAAATATATAAGCAGCAGGATGAGCTTGCCAAACTCATTGAGCGTTATTCCGGCCGGGACGGTGTTCACGCCACTGCTATTCCGTCTTTATTTTTCAATCGTCAATCTAATGTTACCGGACAAAGTTACGGAGTTCTCAATCCCTCCTTATGTATTATCGTTCAGGGTGCCAAGGAAATATGGCTGGCACAGGAGCGTTTTAGGTACACTCCTGCTGATTACCTTGTTGCATCCATTGACTTGCCGATTACTGGCCAAGTCATGGAAGCCTCTTCCGACGTTCCGTATTTGTCTCTCAAACTTGAATTTACATCAAGTCAAGTCTTAGAGGTTTTAAGTGATTTTCAAGTTCGAGTTGGCCCGAAAGAAAATGCTAAGCGAGCTATGTTTGTCAGTCGGATGGAGTTATCTTTGTTGGATGCGGTAATCAGGTTAGCTCGTTTGCTAGACACTCCTAAGGATATCCCAGTACTTGCTCCACTATTTGTGAAGGAAATTCTCTATAGGGTTCTGCAAGGGCAACACGGGGTTACACTGGAGCAAATTGCAATCGAAGGAAGCTATACTTATCTAATTAGAAGCGTTATCAAACAAATCATGAATAACTATGATCGATCTTTTCAGATTGAGGAGCTTGCGGAAACAGCAAATATGAGTGTTTCTTCACTTCATAGGCATTTTAAAGAAGTAACCGCTATGAGCCCTATTCAGTTCCAAAAACAACTGAGATTGCAGAAAGCACGGCGCCTCTTATTATCCGAGTCAACAGATGCCGCTGATGTCGCATTTCGGGTAGGCTATGAAAGTCCATCGCAATTCAGCCGTGAATATTCCCGTATGTTTGGGTTTCCACCTAGAGAAGATATAAAGCGCCTGAGAGCGCAATATGAATAA
- a CDS encoding alpha/beta hydrolase produces the protein MAKKITLILTGIIFSLFNLMNISMAQNMADTNQGVSVQKVTFPNNAITVVGNLYTPANFDKSKKYPAIVVVHPFGGVKEQTSGHYAQKLAEQGFITLAYDASYQGESGGTPRLMEIPDMRIEDVSSAVDYLTTLSKVDENRIGALGICTGGVYAIKAAQRDYRIKSVAGVSTFDLGRARREGLNNSMSYEERVKRLEEVGKQRTRQARGEEVRLAAAIPDSPAQFTDKTPVLYKEGYEYYRTPRGQHPNAPARYVFTSLARQMDFFPYDQIDTISPRPVLFVAGSEADTLYYSEDGYNKAKEPRELFIIPGATHMDLYDKPQYVPIVVAKLTEFYGKSL, from the coding sequence TTGGCTAAAAAAATCACTTTAATTTTGACGGGGATTATTTTCTCATTGTTTAACCTTATGAATATTTCGATGGCACAGAATATGGCTGATACCAATCAGGGCGTGAGCGTCCAAAAAGTAACTTTCCCAAACAATGCGATTACCGTGGTCGGGAATCTATATACCCCCGCCAACTTTGATAAAAGTAAAAAGTATCCGGCCATAGTCGTAGTTCACCCCTTTGGTGGCGTAAAAGAACAAACTTCTGGGCATTATGCACAAAAGCTTGCTGAACAGGGATTTATTACTTTGGCTTATGACGCTTCTTACCAGGGAGAAAGCGGAGGTACACCTCGTTTGATGGAAATTCCGGACATGCGTATTGAAGATGTGAGCAGTGCAGTGGATTATCTCACGACGCTTTCCAAAGTAGATGAAAATCGCATTGGTGCACTGGGCATTTGCACGGGTGGTGTTTACGCAATCAAAGCTGCTCAGAGAGATTATAGGATCAAAAGCGTTGCTGGCGTTAGCACCTTTGATTTAGGCCGTGCCCGCAGGGAAGGATTAAACAATTCGATGTCTTATGAAGAACGCGTAAAGAGATTGGAGGAAGTCGGTAAACAACGTACGCGCCAAGCACGCGGTGAAGAAGTTCGTCTTGCTGCGGCAATACCTGATTCACCGGCTCAGTTCACAGATAAGACACCAGTACTTTACAAGGAAGGTTATGAATATTACCGTACGCCGAGAGGTCAGCATCCGAATGCTCCAGCTCGTTATGTATTCACAAGCCTTGCTAGACAGATGGACTTCTTCCCATATGATCAGATCGACACGATTTCGCCGCGTCCGGTTCTTTTTGTTGCTGGTTCTGAGGCTGATACGCTTTATTACAGTGAAGATGGGTACAACAAAGCAAAAGAGCCGAGAGAATTGTTCATCATTCCGGGGGCTACGCATATGGACTTGTACGAC
- a CDS encoding flavodoxin, with protein MRFKKTIIGIALLAVAGFVFAGVQSLESSGLEKLAAEKPPTVKDADKKEQTAMGKDKKILIAYFSHTRNTKAFAEGIQKEIGGDLFEIEPQDAYPQDHEAVVQQAKGEVNSGYTPKLKNKALDISSYDVIFIGTPIWWYTVAPPVRTFLTEYDLSGKTIIPFSTHKGSGLSGIDKTIKELQPKAKVLEGFAIWDDRAKNMQPDIAKWLQRLTF; from the coding sequence ATGAGATTTAAGAAGACAATCATAGGAATTGCACTTTTAGCGGTTGCCGGTTTTGTATTTGCAGGAGTACAGTCCCTGGAGTCGTCAGGATTAGAAAAACTAGCGGCTGAGAAGCCGCCTACTGTAAAGGATGCGGATAAGAAGGAGCAAACAGCTATGGGAAAAGATAAGAAAATCTTGATTGCCTATTTTTCGCATACTCGCAATACGAAAGCATTTGCGGAAGGAATCCAGAAGGAAATAGGCGGTGATTTGTTTGAAATCGAGCCGCAGGATGCTTATCCGCAGGATCACGAGGCAGTAGTGCAGCAGGCAAAAGGGGAAGTCAATTCCGGTTATACACCGAAGCTGAAAAATAAAGCCCTAGATATCAGCTCTTACGATGTAATTTTTATTGGTACGCCGATTTGGTGGTATACCGTTGCGCCGCCGGTAAGAACATTCCTCACGGAATATGATTTGTCTGGCAAGACGATTATTCCATTCAGTACGCATAAAGGTAGCGGTCTTTCCGGCATTGATAAGACCATAAAAGAGCTTCAGCCGAAGGCAAAAGTTTTAGAAGGATTTGCTATCTGGGACGATCGTGCGAAAAATATGCAGCCGGATATTGCTAAATGGCTTCAGAGGCTAACGTTTTGA
- a CDS encoding DUF4405 domain-containing protein: protein MIRNLLNLAMAVLILMVVDYRFIGNTVHEILGLSAALLIIVHNVVNRRWYLTLFKGKMNLRRLLNTVVNLLLFATMMLLIVMAVLISQTIFAAVSLNGDIVAHQLHMMAGYWFFILVSIHLGLHWEMLVGKMYRWLEISCTSRDIMVSRIFSIFIIGYGSYVSFSRHIGSKLLVQHTFSNWATAPSMSSFVFDYLAIMGCYIGVTYYLMKLLKV, encoded by the coding sequence TTGATTAGAAATCTGCTTAATCTGGCAATGGCGGTACTCATCTTGATGGTTGTGGACTACCGCTTTATCGGAAATACCGTCCATGAAATACTAGGATTGTCGGCTGCCTTGCTTATTATCGTCCATAATGTGGTGAATCGCCGCTGGTATCTGACCCTTTTTAAGGGCAAAATGAATCTGCGCCGTTTACTGAATACGGTTGTTAATCTGCTGCTGTTTGCCACGATGATGCTGCTTATCGTAATGGCTGTATTGATTTCGCAGACGATATTCGCTGCGGTTTCGCTTAATGGCGATATCGTGGCGCATCAGCTGCATATGATGGCAGGATACTGGTTCTTTATTCTCGTCTCGATACATTTGGGGCTTCACTGGGAAATGCTTGTTGGAAAGATGTACCGCTGGCTGGAAATCAGCTGTACAAGCCGAGATATCATGGTGAGCCGTATTTTCTCGATTTTCATTATCGGTTATGGGAGCTATGTCTCTTTTTCGAGGCATATAGGCTCGAAATTGCTTGTTCAGCATACTTTCAGCAATTGGGCAACAGCACCATCCATGTCCAGTTTTGTGTTCGACTATTTGGCGATCATGGGTTGCTATATCGGCGTGACATATTATCTTATGAAACTATTAAAAGTATGA
- a CDS encoding flavodoxin, protein MILNKKSVGIILAVVVGLLFTGIQFQHFGESPSPSMSAEKKASDAKNALSKEERAQPPLAPKGKKVLIAYYTRSGNARDVAQEIKQQFGGDLFEIQTRNAYPEAYPDVVLQAKNEIQQGIKPELKNKVQDIRSYDVIFIGTPVWWGTLAPPVSSFLSAYDFSGKTVIPFCTYKTTGLGGIVGDVKTILPNANVLNGIAVKDGEVSQSKDAITVWLEGLKL, encoded by the coding sequence TTGATTTTAAATAAAAAGTCTGTGGGAATAATACTGGCGGTAGTAGTAGGTCTGTTGTTTACAGGGATACAGTTTCAGCATTTTGGGGAATCACCGTCTCCATCAATGTCTGCTGAAAAAAAAGCATCTGATGCGAAGAATGCTTTGAGTAAGGAAGAACGGGCACAGCCACCTTTAGCCCCAAAGGGGAAAAAGGTTCTGATTGCATACTATACACGTAGTGGCAATGCGCGTGATGTAGCTCAGGAAATCAAGCAGCAATTCGGTGGAGATTTATTTGAAATACAGACGCGCAATGCTTATCCGGAAGCTTATCCAGATGTAGTCCTTCAGGCAAAAAATGAAATCCAACAGGGTATCAAACCTGAACTGAAAAATAAAGTGCAGGATATCAGATCTTATGATGTAATTTTTATTGGCACGCCGGTTTGGTGGGGAACACTTGCACCGCCAGTAAGCTCATTCTTGTCAGCATATGATTTTTCGGGCAAAACAGTCATTCCTTTCTGTACCTATAAGACCACTGGGCTTGGCGGAATTGTCGGTGACGTAAAGACAATCCTGCCGAATGCAAATGTATTGAATGGTATTGCGGTAAAAGACGGGGAAGTAAGCCAATCTAAAGATGCAATCACTGTATGGCTCGAAGGGCTGAAACTCTGA
- a CDS encoding SDR family oxidoreductase, whose product MTQKNDQVWFITGANKGLGAAIAKEALDKGYKVVAAARKTEGMEKFLGDSPNLLIVRLDITNDEQVQSAVNAALVRFGRIDVLVNNAGYGLLGHFEEISEKLIRQQIETNVFGTMKLTRAVLPLMRKQGSGWIIVVSSTSGIRAVGGGSVYSASKFALEGWTEGLSMDLKPFGIRCMLVEPGPFRTDFLNAKASCTFSDLEIDDYKQQREIMHSNYISADQNQPGDPAKLAKALMTAVNASNPPLRLIAGKNAVASIDQYLKERRSELKVWREVSSSTDFD is encoded by the coding sequence ATGACACAGAAAAATGATCAGGTCTGGTTTATTACAGGAGCGAACAAGGGCTTGGGCGCAGCAATCGCCAAGGAAGCCTTAGACAAAGGATACAAGGTTGTTGCTGCAGCACGTAAAACAGAAGGGATGGAAAAATTTCTTGGTGACTCTCCGAACCTGCTGATCGTCAGGCTAGACATAACCAATGATGAGCAGGTGCAGTCAGCCGTTAACGCCGCTTTGGTTCGGTTTGGGCGCATTGATGTGCTGGTCAACAACGCTGGATACGGGCTGCTCGGGCATTTTGAGGAAATATCTGAAAAGTTGATCCGCCAACAGATAGAAACTAATGTTTTCGGGACGATGAAACTTACCCGCGCCGTGCTCCCGCTCATGCGCAAGCAGGGGTCGGGCTGGATCATTGTTGTCAGCTCAACTTCGGGAATCAGGGCGGTTGGAGGCGGCTCCGTGTACAGTGCCTCTAAATTCGCATTGGAAGGCTGGACTGAAGGCCTGAGCATGGACCTTAAACCTTTCGGCATCCGGTGCATGCTGGTTGAGCCGGGCCCATTCCGCACCGACTTTTTAAATGCAAAGGCCTCCTGCACCTTCTCTGATTTAGAGATTGACGATTACAAGCAGCAACGTGAAATTATGCACAGTAATTACATTTCGGCAGACCAAAATCAACCAGGTGATCCCGCAAAACTTGCCAAGGCGCTGATGACAGCGGTGAACGCATCCAATCCGCCTCTGCGTTTGATCGCGGGCAAGAATGCCGTAGCCTCTATTGACCAGTATCTCAAGGAACGTCGCTCAGAACTTAAAGTCTGGCGTGAAGTCTCAAGCTCCACTGATTTTGACTAA